CTTTGTTAAAGTAAAGGTAGATAGGTGAATTGACCCCAAAAACTCTTTAACTTCCAGATCGGCAACATCGTAATGATCTTGATGTCGATCCTGGGTCTGGCAGCCGCAGGCGTGGTGACGGCGCAAGGCAAGGATGAGGACGTGCAGGCAGTGGGAGCCGTCATGTTCGCCGTCGTTGCGATCATGCTCGTCTTCCTCATACTGTTCCTCGCGTTCACCATAGTGCTGCTGGTCGGATTGCATCAGGTAAGCAAGCATATAGCACCAAGGGGGGCCAAATCCTTAGTGGTGGTCAGCAGCAACTCCGAAGCTACAAATACCCCACAATGCACTCACCAACAAGCATGCCGTCTTGGTGAATATGGGCAAATCCCCCAAGCCTTTGTTGACCAGTGGACACTTCTTGGTTGTGACGATGAACCGTGATTTGAAAATGTATCTGATATCTTTGTATGTCATATCAACATTTCGTCGGTTTTAATGCAAATGTAACCGTATTTTGTAAACGGAGCACAAACCTAGTATACAGACTATcgcctttattttttatatgggtGATACGGCTATTTAAGTACcagtacaatacatacataaatatgtattggCCTGATCGCCCGTTCACTCAATAGAATATCATTGAATTTAAGATCCCATACCATTCAGAGCTATttagtgttatattttttccttgaAAGTTTCCTAGtatcattcattttcattccTAATTTTTATCATGGGATATAAATCAGCATTTTCCTTGTAAATCTCAATCAACACAAGTGTGTTTTGTTCTTTTAAAGTCTCATAATGCGAATGTCCTGTCAGTAAAGATAAGGGTATTCAAGTAGGTAAACCAAACATTAGCGTGGGTTTTACAGCAATAATATCACTTGTAGGACCCAGAACTGTTCCCTGTACTTCCCCGTTACAACTGACTCACAGTAAACACTATAAATACATCAATTGAACGATACTGTAATTCTTGagctcataaaatatttaacggTTAAAAAGTTTGTCAGCAGTCGGTATTTGGCCCAAGTGGGCAGTGAGTGCTTTCAATTATATTGCTTACAATTAATTGGAACAATTACAGAATGTTTCCACTCAAATATCTCAATTGAAGTTTGGGATTTTTAGCTGAGCAGTTttggtaacaaaaaacatgtagTTGTTCATAACTTAAAAGGTGATAGAAAAACTAAAGCCAAACTTGAAATGAAAATGCTAAGTTTTACCAAAACAGTTTTGATGAGGCttggtagtaaaataaataataggttATATACAAATATGATTTAAATTTTCATCGGTTCTAATCTCCTTGTTGGTGAGTCGATGACAATCACAAATCTCAGAGACCCAATATTTCGCCAAGCACACAGCATTATCAGTGGCGGCAAGTAGGTCTTTCTATCTTCTGTGTCCATCAGGGTCCAGAATTGTGACAATCATTTAATATTTCCTACCTAATGTACATAATGGAATATACTTAATAAACGATATAATATGAAGTTCTAACGAAAATGTATTTGTTCCAGTATAAACGAGGACACATAAAGGCCTACCTGATCTACGCTCTGATCTTCATAGTGCTGTACATCATCATGTTCTTCGCGAGCTTCGCGTCTGAGCACATCGTCGCCGGCAACATAGTCAGAGATCTCATCTCTATCTGTAAGTATTTTGTTATTCTACTATATCTATACAAATTGCTCCATATCAAGTAAACATTTAAGCTCTTGTCGGAATTATAAGATAGTTATTAGAAATCTGCTAATATTTAGGTTTCTGAAGTGTATAGTgaagattatttttcatttacatcCTTATGACTTATCTCAGTTGCTGCTTAGCTTTCTGTCTGAGCCAAAAGCAAGCTGTAATTTGGCCATGGAGGATTTTTATCATTTCGATATCAGACCTACCGACAAAAGAAATACCATCGACAAAAGAAATGTAGTGACTGgttatagtttttataaaacaaaaaataataatgatgagaAAAATAATATCCTACCAACCGCAAAATCCAACAAGAATATTCATAGCAAAACCTCATGAAAACTATTTGAGACGCTTACTTCGGTAGGAGCTATCCTTCaaacttttcttttatacagTCACagtaattcaatattattactaaaataaacaatgttatattaattgtttaattattatttccagTGTTGAGTATTTACTTCTTGCTGGTGATCAGAAGCTACTACCTGAAGATGGACGACCCTGCCAACAAGCCCGCGGTCTACAACACGGCTTAAGTTAcctaattgtaattaaatatctatgatattgataaaacaattaattatcagaCGCGtagcatttatattttaatttagaaaaaaaaatattttcttttttttgcattttttatgtttacttatTCATGTGTCCAATGTGTGTAATGTGTCCAATTTCATTTtgtgacatttattttgttctttaacTACTTAAAGTGATTAAAAATTCTGTAGATATGCGCTGttaattaaatgtttgctaATTAAGAATATGTTTAAATGTTGTCATACGTCGTGGTGAGTTTAATTGCTTCGAATCAATCACTTGACTAGCATCAATGTTTGAATCAATCGTTTTGCCGTCTATGCTTATTTCTATAATATTGTGCATGACAAAAGTGTTGATGTAAAAacattgttattacattttagtCGTTTAAGTTTTTTCTTGTACGTTTAGTTTTAAGATTTGAGtcctttttttaagttttcagtTGCAGTTACGTTTTTATCAATGCAAACAGATACATTTTTTATGAATCCTTTTGTTTTTACTTCAAAAATTGAAACAGatattgtttataattatttgttcataataaaatatagatttaaGATATGTTTTATATGAATATGTTGGAAATAattctgtttctttttttttgtaattccgTATTTTGTTACTACAATTTAAGTTTTGCAAAAGACACAATATAATAAGTTTTATAAACCTGTGAATCAAAACTTTTTTACGAAGCAATTttatatgaatgaaaaaatatatcaccaCCGATTTTTATGGATATTTgtgataatataatatgttttgtAAAACCGTTTTACTGTAGGTTATCCAAATAAAAAGTGACAAGAACACAAttgctattatttttttaccaaatattgttgttatttctCAAAATcgaatacaatataatattattatgttaaatgaatacttattatttttctaagtaACAAAATgctattcatatttttgtataaactataaaaaatattagtacctaAACACTAATTAGTTATCTCATTTTTGATAGTAATAGTGCCATCAGAATGTGTTATTATTTAGAAGTTATTATAATTTCTCTTTATTGTTGCATTTACCTCATAAGGTATAGTTTTTCTAGCGATCTGCGTTGGCGAGAAAGGTCGTAAGTTACATTTGTTTGTCATACAGTTACGACCCCTTTAACAAAACATCTTCTTATGAATCGTAAAAATCTCATAGGCATAGAATAATCAAGCATTTCTTTATGCATTGATTCTGCTTCTTACCATCCAAAAACGTAATTCTAACGGAGGCCTTGGAAAGATTTGTTCGAAACAAAATTTTtggaaaatcaaaatcaaaatcaaaatcaaaatcaaaagtcatttattcaaagtaggctgaaaatcagcactttttgaacgtcaaatctacaaaagacagcccccaaaacgcccgcccttcaccacttcctatgtgtttttgctgggaagaagaagtggtggaacaaactccccagcaacaaaacaaaatatttttaatagtgcGGCTTTACgatctttgtaattttataaaatgtgctTGAATGTCTAAAAGATAATGTTAATTAAGTGattaataaatctattaaaatactttaatgAATTCGgcgttttgttaatttattcctTTCCGAAACTTGATATTGGCTGTACCTCCTTATCCAAATACCAATCGATAATAATGGCTACCTAACAGAACTTTTGAACCCAGTGCCATCAACGGACTTCTGAAGAGAAACCTCGCTGTAACACATATTTCATCTTCACTTGTGCCTTCGCTGATCTTGGATTCCGATGCAGAATGCTACCCGAATACATGTTTATTGATCCTGCTATCAGTAATTACATAGTATCGAAATCATCTTTGGCGGAAACATTACTAACGTACAAACGTTACACACAATAATTGGgatattaattaaatcattcATTTGTGTGTTCAAGGATTTTTTGAATGCCAAATTCTTTTGAACATGCAGGATTGTTGGGAAGTTGAGCAATAATAAATTGCACATAAACATGTTGCAAGTTCTCCTGCCATGTACCTACCAAAAACCGAAGGAATAATCCAAATCAATCCAGTAGTTCCGGAACCTTTAGAGGTCAAACCAAAAAAGTACTCTaatatagaagtatagataaaaGTCACAATTTACAAAAGCTATGGAATTGCTGTCAAACATTTTGACAAATCTTTTGgggtaaataaaaacattgtaaagtaaacaaaaacttttgtggaatagaaacatttattataaattaattgtctTCAAAAGTAACAGTACGCAAAGAGCAGTATTCCTATAACGGTTGTCTAAAGAAAAGAAGAataaagtggcttaaacttAAATCAAATAGTGAGAGAAAAGTAACACAAAGTAAGCACAAAATATAAAGTTCCAAAATATGAAATGAGTTGATCAAAGAAATGTAAGTAAGAGTATCAGGTAATATAGTATTTGTAGGTACTTCAATCCTAAGATTCTATAAActtgagatcactctccgcaaaggatagctcAGCCTCGAACCCTCGAAAGGGTTCAAGGCGAAACAAAAACCAAAACCCAAATGAAAGAAGCTATTATCCTTATATTCTCTGCCGGATCTTAATAGGTTCGTGGGTCCCTTCAATTGGTCGACATCTAAGCATCTTTTTGTTGCAGTTACAAAATGCCGTTGGTAATGGATAAGTGTTGTTTCTTCTTACCACTCAGAAAGGGATGCCTGATCATCGGATACTTAAACCTGGTAAGATCATCTAATTTAAACCTAGCACTAAAGCTGCTACTTTTATGGGCCAACGCCTGCGGGAattttcgaaaaagttaccgcggtCATAGTACACAAAGTGCTCAAGAAGAGAACATGAGTTTTAGTTAGttaaagtctgacactccctcaagcTTCACCCACCGCGGGAAAGGTCATCTTaggatttcccaccaaaaaagaAAAAGCGTTATTGTTTTTGCAGTATCAAGAAATGAAAATGGGACGGAATTTTTTTTTCCGGAACCACAACAAGTGAAAAGTGGTacacaattttgaaaataatgaagatTTTACCCCTAAAGCTCTAATTCCAGGTTGGCAACCTCTTAATGATTTTGCTATCGGTCATCGGACTGGCGGCCGCGTCCGTGCTGATGATCATAGGCAAGGATGAAGAGGAACAAAATCTAGGAGCGGCCATGTTCGTCGTGTGTATGGTCATGCTTATACTCCTACTAGTGTTTCTGGCGTTTACTATAATTCTGCTGTTGGGATTGCATCAGGTAAGCGAAACTTTAGAGCAAAATGTTTGGTTGCCTTCAACTAGGTCTATTTGAATGATAGATTCATATGTTGCCATGTATGGTGATGTGACTATATGTCGTTATGGGATTAGTAATTCAGACTATGGGCTGTTACTGTAAATCAATTGGTACCTAGCTTATACAAATGTAATAGTGAAGTATTTTTCATTTACCATCGGGAATTTGCCTGATCAGAGAAAATTCTCCAACACCatatacattaaataatatttttatcctctgattattttaaacaatattgcggttttctatacatataataaatctgtaaaaaaactgtgtctgtacattgaatatattaaaaaaataataattgggtggggtttagaaacagtaatggagcacaaatccaaaaaaaaattctgtctgtatgtctgtatgtctgtttgtttgtacacgctaatcttccgaactactgaacggatttcaatgattttttctttgttgtatcagtattaagcctggtcaacatataggctataatttatcttcgaaacttgaagacctgatgcagaacaccaacagaccaacaaaactataagagatacaaaaatggtgccatggcaaaaattgtttcatgtgatgagcattttcagttgagataataaattttaagatctggaacacctgatgtggaaccccaagagcccagcttctctgtaccatatacaggtatgacgttttagcaaaagttgttcaatttgataagcactttctattgacttatataaattgaagatctaaaacacctgatgtggaactccaggggcccagctagactatagcatatagaggtatgacgttttagcaaaagttgttcaatctgataagcactctctaaaacacctgatgtggaactccaggagcccagctagactatagcatatgaagatatgacgttttagcaaaagtggttcaatctgataagcactctctattgacgtacatataaacatcgaagatctggaacacctgatgtggaacttcaagagcaatactacacttgaaatgtatagaaattaatggtatgaaataggtatggtgaatcaaaaaaagtaattagtccgtctttaagataaccctaaaataatggacacgtattttttttctctctctcacaaacaaataataacgaagatacaacaacattattatatctcattattattttgtatgtctcttccagacctcgggactacagagttccgaatttttgggaggcaaacgtggggccgaagccaacacgctgaagcccttttgagacaactttaatgaaatggtgacacaaatgacaaaaccgacgattatccctttaaacactataaaaatgaacccaaggacaatccccggtggacgtcgttaaaaaaaaagacaatccccggttctgtgctaaactattgctaactatggaggaaaactacttgggctattgtgatgggatattagtggatgacaatgtattacgtacatgtaaaaatggcaggtggagactcgccacctcacttactgggcccccgggaaccagtcactgattagcaacaagagggcaacagggacatgagcggctgaagggtgaggatacctcggcggactttaaacgcagattacgcgctccctgtgcttaccatgaggcacctaccctccgagcagggctactaatcctgctctagcgactccactctggacggccaagccaagccagaggcgtgagacctatccccgtcatagttcactccgaccggccggagatgagggacagtatactctccctggagaactcagtatatatagccccgcggggtcgctactccccgtcatcagcctcagatgtcctgcggtgcctatatctcattattattgtcgttattatctcaagagcctttgtcccaattatgttacgcggtgtcctgcgtgagcgacgaacgcgacgcgacgcgacgcaacacgacgcgacgtaatgcgacgcgatgctatacgcgacagatgtcctacgtgattttggtcattacttctcaaatcatggagaagttgtgttacaattttgcttgaaagttcatatttaaagtacagacagcaacaatcttccaacttgtttgtactaataaacgatttctttaatatttatgttttttttgtcccacaacaatcaacgcttctgaatagttcgcggtgtcgcgtctggtcgccctcaaaacaagtacgcgttacgtcgcgtctcgccgcagactgtcacataggccgcatgtagggaattcctttgagttgatcgcgttcgtcgcgttcgcagcgtcgcgtcgcgtcgcgttcgtcgctcacgcaggacaccgcgttagggtcgacttccagtcacgatgcaactgagtaccagtgtttacaaggagcgactgcctatctgatctccacaaaccggttacccgctcaacccaacaccccttggtaagacttactggcttctgactacccataacgactgccaagaatgttcaatgacagtcggaacctacagtttaacatcccctccaaataacggtcattggcatccaaaatatacgtagaaagtacatacgaacttagaaaagttgcattggcaggcacttggcagacctggaatcaaagatgcacgctcatacttgagagattggttctctacccactaaaccaccacgactttgtcatctatttaatgtttttttacgcggactaattagaatcactacttttatccctatggtcacgtctattgcggttcagttctcagcgttttgtttagtctgctgtgcttttcccgttaaagtaagtacaaaaattaaatacatggaacgtttctaatggttatgcgtattccgttgttttcaagtcaacgggcccttaaaattcaatatcagactattcagatctttgattttgctgaccccgtagtcgctggcataaggggcaggatccgcgtacgaagtcgcgggcagaagctagtatgtaaatataattgtaaataa
The window above is part of the Helicoverpa zea isolate HzStark_Cry1AcR chromosome 14, ilHelZeax1.1, whole genome shotgun sequence genome. Proteins encoded here:
- the LOC124636210 gene encoding uncharacterized protein LOC124636210, with translation MALEFNKCCFCIELRTGCLIIGYLNLIGNIVMILMSILGLAAAGVVTAQGKDEDVQAVGAVMFAVVAIMLVFLILFLAFTIVLLVGLHQYKRGHIKAYLIYALIFIVLYIIMFFASFASEHIVAGNIVRDLISILLSIYFLLVIRSYYLKMDDPANKPAVYNTA
- the LOC124636508 gene encoding uncharacterized protein LOC124636508; this encodes MPLVMDKCCFFLPLRKGCLIIGYLNLVGNLLMILLSVIGLAAASVLMIIGKDEEEQNLGAAMFVVCMVMLILLLVFLAFTIILLLGLHQHKRTLVKVYLIYALAFIVLSIIMFFANLMVAVEPLNIVKDIVSIVVQIYFWLVIRSFYLVMDNPEEATYFEPI